A genomic stretch from Sphingomonas faeni includes:
- the galU gene encoding UTP--glucose-1-phosphate uridylyltransferase GalU: MTIKPLRKAVFPVAGLGTRFLPATKAMPKEMLTVVDKPLIQYAVEEALEAGIEQIIFVTGRNKGALEDHFDISYELEDTMRSRGKSLDAISNIRMKPGSPVYVRQQEPLGLGHAVWCAREIVGDEPFAVLLPDELMVGKPGFMKQMVEAYNQVGGNVIGALEVPDSETDKYGIISPGAIDGRLTEVTALVEKPKRGTAPSNLMIPGRYILQPEVMRILETQEKGAGGEIQLTDAMAQLIGNQPFHGFTFDGQRYDCGDKAGYVQANLAIAMARDDIGPVVREFAKGLLAR; this comes from the coding sequence ATGACCATAAAGCCGTTGCGCAAGGCCGTATTTCCGGTCGCTGGACTGGGTACGCGCTTTCTTCCGGCCACCAAGGCCATGCCGAAGGAAATGCTCACCGTCGTCGACAAGCCGCTGATCCAATATGCGGTCGAAGAAGCGCTGGAGGCGGGGATCGAGCAGATCATCTTCGTGACCGGCCGCAACAAGGGCGCGCTCGAGGATCATTTCGATATCTCGTACGAGCTCGAGGATACGATGCGGTCGCGCGGCAAGTCGCTGGACGCGATCAGCAATATTCGGATGAAGCCCGGCTCGCCGGTCTATGTCCGCCAGCAGGAGCCGCTCGGCCTGGGCCATGCGGTCTGGTGCGCGCGCGAGATCGTCGGCGACGAGCCGTTCGCGGTGTTGCTCCCCGACGAGCTGATGGTCGGCAAGCCCGGCTTCATGAAGCAGATGGTCGAGGCCTATAATCAGGTCGGCGGCAACGTGATCGGTGCGCTCGAAGTGCCCGATTCGGAAACCGACAAATACGGCATCATCTCGCCGGGCGCGATCGACGGTCGACTGACCGAAGTGACCGCGCTCGTCGAAAAGCCCAAGCGCGGCACCGCGCCGTCGAACCTGATGATTCCGGGCCGCTATATCCTCCAGCCCGAGGTGATGCGGATCTTGGAGACGCAGGAAAAGGGCGCCGGCGGCGAGATCCAGCTGACCGACGCGATGGCGCAGTTGATCGGCAACCAGCCGTTCCACGGCTTCACGTTCGACGGCCAGCGCTATGATTGCGGCGACAAGGCCGGGTACGTCCAGGCCAATCTGGCGATCGCGATGGCCCGCGACGACATCGGACCGGTGGTTCGCGAGTTCGCGAAGGGCCTGCTGGCGCGCTAA
- a CDS encoding acyltransferase family protein — MDIAGATSSTTSPPASLPTSINAERRERLHYIQAMRATAIIIVVATHCRDPFLENTFIRSDEAGVLFRHINVVFIYISGFLFQFLLGRFTYYRYLHTKLINVIVPYLAWSIPAIAAYLIGIKSLNGFDAPIWFDSAPKLVLFMLATGTHLAPFWFIPMMAIVYIASPILVRMDRTPWGYLAIAPLLLISILVGRSAHDANPMKNFLFYVPVYVIGMAVSHYREQVIPQLSRYFPVLLLAIILPLVAIALDPWLDNVEFITKILFCLGLTGLCAKFSRNIPSWVNYLGNISFGIYFVHYYIVAILNIAAKSVLNGFFSGSFIAYSVTVIAVLVPSIVTVTIAKKVMGRYSRMFIGA, encoded by the coding sequence ATGGACATCGCTGGTGCAACGTCATCGACCACATCCCCGCCTGCGTCACTGCCGACTTCGATCAATGCGGAGAGGCGTGAACGCCTTCATTATATCCAAGCGATGCGCGCCACGGCAATAATCATTGTCGTTGCCACGCATTGTCGCGACCCTTTTCTCGAAAATACCTTTATCAGGTCGGACGAAGCTGGCGTTCTGTTTCGCCATATCAACGTTGTATTCATATATATCTCAGGTTTTCTATTTCAGTTCTTACTGGGACGGTTTACCTACTACAGATACCTTCACACGAAGTTGATAAACGTCATTGTTCCTTACCTTGCCTGGTCGATTCCAGCCATTGCCGCCTACTTGATCGGCATAAAATCTCTGAACGGCTTTGACGCACCAATCTGGTTCGACTCCGCCCCAAAATTAGTCTTGTTCATGCTCGCGACAGGCACGCACCTGGCGCCCTTCTGGTTCATCCCGATGATGGCAATCGTCTATATCGCATCCCCGATATTAGTTCGAATGGATCGAACGCCGTGGGGATACTTGGCTATCGCACCTTTGCTGCTGATATCGATCCTGGTCGGACGCTCGGCCCACGACGCGAATCCGATGAAAAACTTCCTGTTTTACGTACCGGTTTACGTGATTGGCATGGCAGTCAGCCACTATCGCGAACAAGTTATACCGCAACTGTCGCGTTATTTTCCCGTACTGCTACTCGCGATCATACTTCCACTAGTCGCAATAGCTCTCGACCCATGGCTCGACAATGTCGAGTTCATCACTAAAATTCTGTTCTGCTTGGGCCTAACCGGCCTTTGCGCGAAATTTTCCAGGAATATACCTAGTTGGGTGAATTATCTTGGAAACATCAGCTTCGGCATATACTTCGTCCACTATTACATCGTTGCAATACTGAACATAGCGGCCAAATCCGTCCTGAACGGCTTTTTCTCCGGAAGCTTTATCGCGTATTCGGTCACGGTTATAGCGGTGCTCGTGCCCTCGATCGTCACCGTCACGATCGCGAAGAAAGTGATGGGGCGTTACAGTCGCATGTTCATCGGCGCATGA
- a CDS encoding glycosyl hydrolase — protein sequence MMVLLLLCACGGDGEAEAIATVPAPIAVAPPVASPTPVPVAPPLAVVPNTMALGAATAFSQQGWNFSILDTARSMGATTLRDGVSWRDIEKAPGTYQFTSANVTYLDTLIAKGFGVTLLMSDSNPLYDNGYTVYTDAGRAAYAKYIVATLDRFPGIKAIEIGNEYNAFNFVTGPVLSEGYGPRQKYYFDMLRTVYTAVKASHPTVKILGGAAIDIPVGYFKPLFELGALSYMDGLTIHPYDTDPEQLEKQLAILRSAMGANARPIYITEFAKEMDSIPDTASYLVKAIAVMATSGVAEADWYALRQQGSASDIWYKNVALSSFSGEMLAPGQAYQVMSQQVLAKGAGVRIAIDDFTYAYEFGRNAMVIWGEPRSLTVTASAKFYNSQGAQIAQPTAITAGSPIIIVSDTPLVYGGNVTLGATQLVADSYDQFDFSYDVSGPATYQGPWAYYAYGTRRQTFDVLYTQGGGEISSSDWMPYIGSDSLRPLNINANNLNPVDFGTASSPDIFKPVLRYTSPHSGTFTVKGSWDVTSRSSDGIDLTVQVNAKTVFSTAFNGHYDMEVKDLSLSRGDVVNIIVGTNKNVTGSDNTRYRIKIYRNS from the coding sequence ATGATGGTTCTGCTTCTGCTCTGCGCGTGTGGCGGCGATGGCGAGGCCGAAGCCATAGCCACGGTGCCAGCTCCAATTGCGGTGGCGCCCCCCGTAGCGAGCCCAACCCCGGTTCCGGTCGCGCCCCCTCTCGCTGTCGTACCGAACACGATGGCGCTTGGCGCTGCTACGGCGTTCTCCCAGCAGGGCTGGAACTTCTCGATTCTCGACACGGCTCGTTCGATGGGCGCTACTACCCTGCGCGACGGGGTGTCCTGGCGTGATATCGAGAAGGCTCCCGGTACCTATCAGTTCACTTCGGCTAATGTGACGTATCTCGATACGCTGATCGCCAAAGGCTTTGGGGTTACCTTGTTGATGAGCGACAGTAACCCGCTCTACGATAACGGCTATACGGTCTATACCGATGCCGGTCGTGCCGCTTATGCCAAATATATAGTCGCGACGCTCGATCGGTTCCCAGGGATAAAGGCAATCGAGATCGGTAACGAATATAATGCATTCAACTTCGTTACTGGTCCCGTACTCTCCGAGGGCTACGGTCCACGCCAAAAATATTATTTCGATATGCTTCGTACCGTCTACACCGCGGTCAAGGCGAGCCATCCTACCGTGAAAATACTAGGGGGTGCCGCTATCGACATCCCGGTAGGCTATTTCAAGCCGTTGTTTGAGCTGGGTGCTCTCAGTTATATGGATGGCCTTACAATCCACCCTTATGATACCGACCCCGAACAGCTGGAAAAGCAACTCGCGATCCTACGCAGTGCGATGGGTGCGAATGCGCGGCCAATTTACATTACGGAATTCGCCAAGGAGATGGATAGCATCCCTGATACCGCCAGCTATCTAGTCAAGGCTATCGCGGTAATGGCGACGTCGGGTGTCGCCGAGGCTGATTGGTACGCGCTGCGCCAGCAAGGTTCCGCCAGCGATATCTGGTATAAGAATGTGGCCCTGAGCTCGTTCAGCGGTGAGATGCTTGCTCCCGGTCAAGCGTACCAGGTGATGAGTCAGCAGGTCCTGGCCAAGGGCGCGGGGGTGCGCATCGCGATCGACGACTTCACCTATGCCTATGAGTTCGGTCGTAACGCGATGGTGATCTGGGGCGAGCCGCGCAGCCTAACCGTGACCGCCTCTGCCAAATTCTACAACTCTCAAGGCGCGCAGATCGCACAGCCGACGGCCATCACGGCTGGTTCACCCATCATCATCGTCAGCGATACGCCACTGGTTTATGGGGGCAACGTCACCTTGGGCGCAACGCAGCTAGTCGCCGACAGCTATGACCAGTTCGACTTCTCCTATGACGTGTCCGGCCCCGCTACATATCAAGGCCCCTGGGCCTATTATGCCTATGGCACTCGCCGTCAGACCTTCGATGTGCTGTACACGCAGGGCGGCGGCGAGATCAGCAGTTCTGATTGGATGCCCTACATCGGTAGCGATTCGCTTCGGCCGCTGAACATCAACGCCAATAATTTAAATCCCGTCGATTTCGGCACGGCGAGTTCACCAGATATCTTCAAGCCGGTACTGCGCTACACCTCGCCTCATAGCGGTACCTTTACAGTCAAGGGCTCCTGGGATGTTACGAGCCGTTCCTCCGACGGCATCGATCTTACGGTCCAAGTTAATGCAAAGACCGTATTCTCGACAGCCTTCAATGGCCATTACGATATGGAAGTGAAGGATCTGAGTCTCAGCCGGGGGGACGTGGTCAACATCATCGTCGGTACCAACAAGAACGTCACCGGAAGTGATAATACCCGTTATCGGATCAAGATTTACCGCAATAGCTGA
- a CDS encoding metallophosphoesterase family protein, with protein MISKLFKSRSVAKSTQPQVPPGRRVYAVGDIHGRADLLDELIGLIEADERGRGAAETTLIFLGDIVDRGPTSAAVIDRLRGLAQARPDVRFLLGNHEEIFLGALDGEPKALRLFCRIGGRETVLSYGMEAAEYERLDYEELVKRLEILVPDEHRDFLRKFEDMIVIGDYAFVHAGVRPDTPLDLQTTSDLRWIRDPFLDHRSSLEKTIVHGHTMTDEIERRGHRIGIDTGAYASGRLTALGMEGSETWSLQTGTAVGPKTN; from the coding sequence ATGATTTCAAAGCTTTTCAAGTCCCGTAGCGTTGCCAAGTCGACTCAGCCGCAGGTTCCCCCCGGTCGCCGCGTCTATGCGGTCGGCGACATTCACGGCCGTGCCGACCTCCTCGACGAGCTGATCGGCCTGATCGAGGCGGACGAACGCGGCCGCGGTGCAGCGGAAACGACCTTGATCTTCCTCGGCGACATCGTCGACCGGGGGCCCACGTCGGCGGCGGTGATCGATCGGTTGCGCGGGCTGGCGCAGGCACGCCCCGACGTTCGTTTCCTGCTGGGAAATCACGAGGAGATCTTCCTCGGTGCGCTCGACGGCGAACCCAAGGCATTGCGGCTGTTCTGCCGCATCGGTGGGCGCGAGACCGTGCTCAGCTACGGCATGGAAGCCGCGGAATACGAGCGGCTCGACTATGAAGAGTTGGTGAAACGCCTTGAAATCCTCGTGCCCGACGAGCACCGCGACTTTCTGCGCAAGTTCGAGGACATGATCGTGATCGGCGATTACGCGTTCGTCCATGCGGGCGTGCGTCCCGATACCCCACTCGACCTGCAAACCACGTCGGACTTGCGGTGGATCCGCGATCCCTTCCTCGATCATCGCTCGAGCTTGGAAAAGACGATCGTCCACGGCCACACGATGACCGACGAGATCGAGCGTCGCGGGCACCGAATCGGTATCGACACCGGCGCCTATGCGTCCGGCCGGCTGACCGCGCTCGGCATGGAAGGTTCCGAGACATGGTCGCTCCAGACCGGCACCGCCGTAGGACCTAAGACGAACTGA
- the wecB gene encoding non-hydrolyzing UDP-N-acetylglucosamine 2-epimerase has protein sequence MPKVLVIFGTRPEAIKLFPVIRALAAIPGLTVRTCVTAQHRGLLDQVLAIADLVPDIDLDLMEPGQTLDRLTARLLVGLGDVMDVEKPDLVIVQGDTATAMTGALAAYYHKVPVAHVEAGLRSGDIYHPWPEEVNRRIVAPIAALHFAPTDTAAEALRRETIAEDTIHVTGNTVIDALHWTAARVAADPSLAAGLDAIASRFAGKRIILVTTHRRENFGDGMAAIARAIGRIAERDDVAVLFPVHPNPNVVSVMNAILGDRANVARIEPLDYPHFVRALGMADIVLTDSGGVQEEAPALGKPVLVMRETTERPEGVAAGTAKLIGTDEDRIVSDIFTLLDTRGIWPDQPRASSPPLSATARFESQRLAG, from the coding sequence ATGCCCAAAGTTCTCGTCATCTTCGGCACGCGACCAGAAGCGATCAAACTTTTCCCGGTGATCCGCGCGCTGGCTGCGATCCCCGGCCTGACCGTCCGCACCTGCGTCACCGCGCAGCACCGCGGGTTGCTCGATCAGGTGCTCGCGATCGCCGATCTCGTGCCCGACATCGATCTCGACCTGATGGAGCCAGGACAGACGCTCGATCGGCTCACCGCGCGGCTGCTGGTCGGGCTCGGCGACGTCATGGATGTCGAGAAGCCCGACCTCGTCATCGTTCAGGGCGACACCGCGACCGCGATGACGGGTGCGCTCGCCGCCTATTACCACAAGGTGCCGGTTGCGCATGTCGAGGCAGGGCTGCGCTCGGGCGACATCTACCATCCCTGGCCCGAGGAGGTGAACCGGCGCATCGTCGCGCCGATCGCCGCGTTGCATTTCGCGCCGACCGACACCGCCGCGGAGGCGTTGCGGCGCGAGACGATCGCGGAGGACACGATCCACGTCACCGGCAACACGGTGATCGACGCGCTGCACTGGACCGCGGCGCGCGTCGCGGCGGACCCGTCGCTCGCGGCCGGGCTCGACGCGATCGCCTCACGCTTTGCCGGCAAGCGGATCATCCTCGTCACGACACATCGCCGCGAGAATTTCGGTGACGGCATGGCGGCGATCGCGCGGGCGATCGGCCGGATCGCGGAGCGCGACGACGTTGCGGTGCTGTTCCCGGTCCATCCGAACCCGAACGTCGTATCGGTTATGAACGCGATCCTCGGCGACCGCGCCAATGTCGCGCGGATCGAGCCGCTCGATTACCCGCACTTCGTCCGTGCGCTCGGCATGGCGGACATCGTCCTGACCGATTCGGGCGGCGTGCAGGAGGAGGCGCCCGCGCTCGGCAAGCCCGTACTCGTCATGCGCGAGACTACCGAGCGGCCGGAAGGTGTGGCCGCCGGCACCGCCAAGCTGATCGGCACCGACGAGGACCGCATCGTTTCCGACATCTTCACCCTGCTCGACACCCGCGGCATCTGGCCGGACCAGCCGCGCGCGTCCTCGCCCCCGCTCAGCGCAACGGCACGTTTCGAGTCGCAACGACTGGCGGGATGA
- a CDS encoding M48 family metallopeptidase: MSMISRFAPFLMLTAAVPAALPAAPMPVADAAPSAAFFDTLRAADLRLATIAYRLTTANAALCDRLQPQIGMPIHALTQYGPGARKAAAATFGFESTIGVEAVVAGGPADRAGVRPNDSIVAIDDRPQPGLPSADAPESAAARDAAEAIIADAPTGKPLRLTVLRDGKRLPITIAPVTGCRSRFEILLGSGLDASADGAIVQLGERFFEGYTDEEIAVVVAHELSHNILRHRARLDAAKINRGLLAELGRNGRLIRETEDQADLLGIYLLANAGYDPMSAPKFWRQKGGAIDGGLFRSRTHASSKARAEALEAAARDIAATATRPIIPPVVATRNVPLR, encoded by the coding sequence ATGTCGATGATCTCCCGCTTCGCGCCGTTCCTGATGCTGACGGCCGCCGTTCCCGCGGCTTTGCCTGCCGCACCGATGCCCGTGGCGGATGCGGCGCCTTCAGCCGCGTTCTTCGACACGTTGCGTGCCGCCGATCTCCGGCTGGCGACGATCGCCTATCGACTGACCACCGCGAACGCAGCGTTGTGCGACCGGCTCCAGCCGCAAATTGGCATGCCGATCCATGCGCTGACGCAATATGGCCCAGGCGCGCGCAAGGCCGCGGCGGCGACGTTCGGGTTCGAGTCGACGATCGGTGTCGAGGCGGTCGTCGCCGGCGGTCCCGCGGATCGGGCGGGGGTTCGTCCCAACGATTCGATTGTGGCGATCGACGATCGGCCGCAACCGGGTTTGCCGTCCGCCGATGCGCCGGAAAGTGCGGCGGCCCGCGACGCGGCTGAGGCGATCATCGCCGATGCGCCCACGGGAAAGCCGTTGCGGCTGACGGTACTCCGCGACGGCAAGCGCCTGCCGATCACGATTGCTCCGGTGACCGGCTGTCGATCGCGGTTCGAAATCTTGCTGGGCAGCGGCCTGGATGCGAGCGCTGACGGGGCGATCGTGCAGCTCGGCGAGCGGTTTTTCGAAGGCTATACCGACGAGGAGATCGCTGTCGTCGTGGCGCACGAGCTATCGCACAACATCCTGCGACACCGTGCGCGACTCGATGCGGCGAAGATCAATCGCGGCCTGCTGGCGGAGCTCGGCCGCAACGGGCGCCTGATTCGTGAGACCGAGGATCAGGCCGATCTGCTCGGCATCTATCTGCTGGCGAACGCAGGGTACGATCCGATGTCGGCACCGAAATTCTGGCGTCAGAAGGGGGGCGCGATCGATGGCGGGCTGTTCCGTAGCCGAACCCACGCATCGTCCAAGGCGCGGGCCGAAGCACTCGAAGCCGCCGCACGCGACATCGCGGCGACCGCGACGCGGCCGATCATCCCGCCAGTCGTTGCGACTCGAAACGTGCCGTTGCGCTGA